A stretch of Vigna angularis cultivar LongXiaoDou No.4 chromosome 4, ASM1680809v1, whole genome shotgun sequence DNA encodes these proteins:
- the LOC108331680 gene encoding N-glycosylase/DNA lyase OGG1 isoform X2, which yields MQPLHLRLINVSLAAMTTKKRKRSPKLIPHTPSTPPTPQTQARHSFNTAKARAWAPLNLIQAELSLPLTFPTGQTFRWKNTAPLEYTGVVGPHLVTLKHLQNGDVCYCLHSHSHPEKAETALLDFLNAAVSLSGLWKAFSASDARFAALARHLSGARVLRQDPFECLIQFLCSSNNNIARITKMVDHVSSLGVHVGDVGGFQFHVFPSLEQLSSVSEQQLRDAGFGYRAKYIIGTVNALRSKPGGGEEWLRSLRKLDLPDVISALSTLPGVGPKVAACIALFSLDQHHAVPVDTHVWRRHLLPSTVNMLGGRRLYCS from the exons ATGCAGCCGTTGCATCTGAGACTCATCAACGTCTCTCTTGCAGCTATGACCacgaagaagagaaaaagatcCCCGAAACTGATCCCACACACTCCCTCAACGCCCCCGACTCCCCAAACCCAGGCCCGTCATTCTTTCAACACCGCAAAAGCCCGGGCCTGGGCCCCTCTCAACTTGATCCAGGCCGAACTCTCTCTGCCACTCACCTTTCCCACGGGCCAAACCTTCCGCTGGAAAAACACTGCCCCTCTAGAATACACCGGCGTCGTTGGGCCCCACCTCGTAACCCTCAAACACCTCCAAAACGGCGACGTTTGCTACTGCCTCCACTCCCACTCTCACCCCGAAAAAGCCGAAACCGCCTTGCTAGATTTCCTTAACGCCGCCGTTTCTCTCTCCGGCTTATGGAAGGCGTTTTCCGCTTCCGATGCGAGGTTCGCGGCGCTAGCGCGCCACTTGAGCGGTGCGAGGGTGCTCCGGCAAGACCCTTTCGAGTGTTTGATTCAGTTTCTGTGCTCTTCCAATAACAACATTGCACGAATCACGAAGATGGTTGACCACGTGTCGTCCCTTGGAGTGCACGTGGGAGACGTTGGAGGGTTTCAGTTTCACGTTTTCCCTTCTTTGGAGCAACTTTCCTCCGTCTCAGAGCAACAACTCAGAGACGCGGGTTTCGGTTACAG AGCTAAATATATAATTGGAACGGTTAATGCTTTGCGATCAAAACCTGGTGGAGGGGAAGAGTGGCTTCGTTCTCTGCGTAAGTTGGATCTTCCAGATGTTATATCTGCACTTTCTACGTTACCTGGTGTGGGCCCTAAAGTGGCTGCTTGCATTGCTCTCTTCTCGCTTGATCAACACCATGCCGTTCCTGTTGACACTCACGTTTGGCGG AGGCATTTGTTACCAAGTACGGTAAATATGCTGGGTGGGCGCAGACTCTATTGTTCATAG
- the LOC108331680 gene encoding N-glycosylase/DNA lyase OGG1 isoform X3, with protein MQPLHLRLINVSLAAMTTKKRKRSPKLIPHTPSTPPTPQTQARHSFNTAKARAWAPLNLIQAELSLPLTFPTGQTFRWKNTAPLEYTGVVGPHLVTLKHLQNGDVCYCLHSHSHPEKAETALLDFLNAAVSLSGLWKAFSASDARFAALARHLSGARVLRQDPFECLIQFLCSSNNNIARITKMVDHVSSLGVHVGDVGGFQFHVFPSLEQLSSVSEQQLRDAGFGYRAKYIIGTVNALRSKPGGGEEWLRSLRKLDLPDVISALSTLPGVGPKVAACIALFSLDQHHAVPVDTHVWRVRS; from the exons ATGCAGCCGTTGCATCTGAGACTCATCAACGTCTCTCTTGCAGCTATGACCacgaagaagagaaaaagatcCCCGAAACTGATCCCACACACTCCCTCAACGCCCCCGACTCCCCAAACCCAGGCCCGTCATTCTTTCAACACCGCAAAAGCCCGGGCCTGGGCCCCTCTCAACTTGATCCAGGCCGAACTCTCTCTGCCACTCACCTTTCCCACGGGCCAAACCTTCCGCTGGAAAAACACTGCCCCTCTAGAATACACCGGCGTCGTTGGGCCCCACCTCGTAACCCTCAAACACCTCCAAAACGGCGACGTTTGCTACTGCCTCCACTCCCACTCTCACCCCGAAAAAGCCGAAACCGCCTTGCTAGATTTCCTTAACGCCGCCGTTTCTCTCTCCGGCTTATGGAAGGCGTTTTCCGCTTCCGATGCGAGGTTCGCGGCGCTAGCGCGCCACTTGAGCGGTGCGAGGGTGCTCCGGCAAGACCCTTTCGAGTGTTTGATTCAGTTTCTGTGCTCTTCCAATAACAACATTGCACGAATCACGAAGATGGTTGACCACGTGTCGTCCCTTGGAGTGCACGTGGGAGACGTTGGAGGGTTTCAGTTTCACGTTTTCCCTTCTTTGGAGCAACTTTCCTCCGTCTCAGAGCAACAACTCAGAGACGCGGGTTTCGGTTACAG AGCTAAATATATAATTGGAACGGTTAATGCTTTGCGATCAAAACCTGGTGGAGGGGAAGAGTGGCTTCGTTCTCTGCGTAAGTTGGATCTTCCAGATGTTATATCTGCACTTTCTACGTTACCTGGTGTGGGCCCTAAAGTGGCTGCTTGCATTGCTCTCTTCTCGCTTGATCAACACCATGCCGTTCCTGTTGACACTCACGTTTGGCGG GTTCGCAGTTGA
- the LOC108331680 gene encoding N-glycosylase/DNA lyase OGG1 isoform X1 translates to MQPLHLRLINVSLAAMTTKKRKRSPKLIPHTPSTPPTPQTQARHSFNTAKARAWAPLNLIQAELSLPLTFPTGQTFRWKNTAPLEYTGVVGPHLVTLKHLQNGDVCYCLHSHSHPEKAETALLDFLNAAVSLSGLWKAFSASDARFAALARHLSGARVLRQDPFECLIQFLCSSNNNIARITKMVDHVSSLGVHVGDVGGFQFHVFPSLEQLSSVSEQQLRDAGFGYRAKYIIGTVNALRSKPGGGEEWLRSLRKLDLPDVISALSTLPGVGPKVAACIALFSLDQHHAVPVDTHVWRIATKYLLPELAGSQLTPKLCNRVAEAFVTKYGKYAGWAQTLLFIAELPSQKAIIPSHLWTIKQRNPAKVEDGEEKVE, encoded by the exons ATGCAGCCGTTGCATCTGAGACTCATCAACGTCTCTCTTGCAGCTATGACCacgaagaagagaaaaagatcCCCGAAACTGATCCCACACACTCCCTCAACGCCCCCGACTCCCCAAACCCAGGCCCGTCATTCTTTCAACACCGCAAAAGCCCGGGCCTGGGCCCCTCTCAACTTGATCCAGGCCGAACTCTCTCTGCCACTCACCTTTCCCACGGGCCAAACCTTCCGCTGGAAAAACACTGCCCCTCTAGAATACACCGGCGTCGTTGGGCCCCACCTCGTAACCCTCAAACACCTCCAAAACGGCGACGTTTGCTACTGCCTCCACTCCCACTCTCACCCCGAAAAAGCCGAAACCGCCTTGCTAGATTTCCTTAACGCCGCCGTTTCTCTCTCCGGCTTATGGAAGGCGTTTTCCGCTTCCGATGCGAGGTTCGCGGCGCTAGCGCGCCACTTGAGCGGTGCGAGGGTGCTCCGGCAAGACCCTTTCGAGTGTTTGATTCAGTTTCTGTGCTCTTCCAATAACAACATTGCACGAATCACGAAGATGGTTGACCACGTGTCGTCCCTTGGAGTGCACGTGGGAGACGTTGGAGGGTTTCAGTTTCACGTTTTCCCTTCTTTGGAGCAACTTTCCTCCGTCTCAGAGCAACAACTCAGAGACGCGGGTTTCGGTTACAG AGCTAAATATATAATTGGAACGGTTAATGCTTTGCGATCAAAACCTGGTGGAGGGGAAGAGTGGCTTCGTTCTCTGCGTAAGTTGGATCTTCCAGATGTTATATCTGCACTTTCTACGTTACCTGGTGTGGGCCCTAAAGTGGCTGCTTGCATTGCTCTCTTCTCGCTTGATCAACACCATGCCGTTCCTGTTGACACTCACGTTTGGCGG ATTGCCACCAAGTATCTCTTACCTGAGCTTGCAGGTTCGCAGTTGACACCAAAGCTCTGTAATCGTGTTGCAGAGGCATTTGTTACCAAGTACGGTAAATATGCTGGGTGGGCGCAGACTCTATTGTTCATAGCTGAATTACCTTCACAGAAGGCCATCATACCTTCACATTTGTGGACTATCAAACAACGGAATCCTGCAAAGGTAGAAGATGGCGAAGAAAAAGTTG AGTGA
- the LOC108331679 gene encoding beta-galactosidase 16, with translation MVKVWWWRRCFPLAFILTAFIGGAYGGNVTYDGRSLVIDGEHRILFSGSIHYPRSTPQMWPNLIAKAKEGGLDVIQTYVFWNLHEPQQGQYNFRGRRNIVRFIKEIQAQGLYVTLRIGPYIESECTYGGLPIWLHDIPGIVFRSDNEQFKFHMQRFATKIVNVMKSANLYVSQGGPIILSQIENEYGNVEGAFHEKGLSYIRWAAQMAVGLQTGVPWVMCKQDNAPDPVINTCNGMQCGTTFKGPNSPNKPSLWTENWTSFYQVFGGVPYIRSAEDIAYNVALFIAKRGSYVNYYMYHGGTNFDRIASAFVTTSYYDEAPLDEYGLVRQPKWGHLKELHAAIKSCSKSLLYGTQTSFSLGSRQNAYVFKSSSTECAAFLENNEDRTVTVQLQNISYQLSPKSISILPDCKNVAFNTAKVRTQNDRSMKSYLRFNSAEKWKVYKEAIPSFDDTSLRANTLLDQISTAKDTSDYMWYTFRFNDNSPNAQSIISAYSQGHVLHTFINGNLVGSAHGSHRNASFVMENKLNLIKGMNNISFLSATVGLPNSGAYLEHKVAGLNRVKVQGRDFTNQAWGYQVGLLGEKLQIYTASGSSKVQWERFQSSTKPLTWYKTTFDAPEGNDPIVLNLDSMGKGYTWINGQGIGRYWVSFQTPQGTPSQKWYHIPRSLLKSTGNLLVLLEEETGNPLAITLDTVYITSQ, from the exons ATGTGGCCTAATTTAATTGCGAAAGCTAAGGAAGGTGGATTAGATGTCATACAAACTTACGTGTTTTGGAACCTTCACGAACCTCAACAGGGCCAG TATAACTTTAGAGGAAGGCGTAATATAGTGAGATTCATTAAGGAAATTCAAGCACAGGGTTTATATGTAACCCTCAGAATTGGACCATACATTGAGAGTGAATGCACATACGG GGGTCTACCAATTTGGTTACATGATATTCCGGGTATCGTATTCAGATCTGACAATGAGCAATTCAAG TTTCACATGCAAAGGTTCGCTACCAAAATAGTCAACGTGATGAAATCGGCTAATCTTTATGTTTCACAAGGAGGACCTATCATACTATCACAG ATTGAGAACGAATATGGGAACGTTGAAGGGGCGTTTCACGAGAAAGGACTATCTTATATTCGTTGGGCCGCCCAGATGGCCGTGGGACTCCAAACTGGTGTGCCTTGGGTAATGTGCAAGCAAGATAATGCTCCTGATCCCGTG ATCAACACATGCAATGGCATGCAGTGCGGGACAACTTTTAAGGGGCCCAACTCACCTAACAAGCCTTCACTCTGGACAGAGAACTGGACAAGTTT ttacCAAGTGTTTGGTGGAGTACCATACATAAGATCGGCTGAAGACATTGCGTACAATGTTGCTCTGTTCATTGCAAAGAGAGGAAGCTATGTAAATTACTACATG TACCATGGAGGAACCAATTTCGACAGGATAGCCTCCGCTTTCGTAACGACATCCTATTATGACGAAGCTCCACTGGATGAATATG GTTTGGTTAGGCAACCAAAATGGGGCCATCTTAAGGAGCTACATGCAGCAATCAAGTCATGTTCAAAATCTCTACTTTATGGTACTCAAACTAGCTTCAGCTTGGGCTCACGACAAAAC GCTTATGTTTTCAAAAGTAGCTCAACAGAATGTGCTGCCTTCCTGGAAAATAATGAAGATCGAACTGTCACAGTTCAATTGCAAAATATTTCATACCAGCTATCACCCAAATCAATCAGTATTCTACCAGACTGCAAGAATGTGGCCTTTAACACTGCCAAG GTACGCACACAAAATGACAGATCAATGAAGTCATATTTACGGTTCAATTCAGCAGAAAAATGGAAAGTGTACAAAGAAGCCATCCCAAGCTTTGACGATACTTCATTAAGAGCAAATACACTGTTGGATCAAATCAGCACAGCAAAAGATACATCTGACTATATGTGGTACACATTCAG GTTTAATGACAATTCTCCTAATGCTCAATCCATTATAAGTGCATACAGCCAAGGACATGTTTTGCATACCTTCATCAACGGAAATTTAGTAG GTTCTGCTCACGGAAGTCACAGAAATGCGTCTTTTGTCATGGAAAACAAACTCAATCTCATAAAAGGGATGAACAATATTTCTTTCCTCAGTGCAACAGTTGGACTGCCG AACTCAGGAGCATATCTAGAGCACAAAGTTGCCGGTTTAAATAGAGTGAAAGTTCAAGGCCGAGATTTCACTAATCAAGCATGGGGATATCAG GTTGGTCTGTTGGGAGAAAAATTGCAAATCTACACAGCTAGTGGATCAAGTAAAGTTCAATGGGAAAGGTTTCAAAGCTCAACGAAGCCACTCACATGGTATAAG ACCACATTTGATGCACCAGAGGGAAACGATCCGATAGTGCTTAACCTTGATTCCATGGGAAAGGGTTATACTTGGATTAATGGCCAAGGTATAGGCCGATATTGGGTATCGTTCCAAACGCCACAGGGAACACCTTCGCAGAAATG GTATCACATACCCCGATCCCTCCTAAAATCTACAGGGAATCTACTAGTTCTGCTAGAAGAAGAAACTGGGAACCCACTTGCAATCACTCTGGACACAGTTTACATCACATCACAGTAA